The DNA region gaaaacctcctgcttctgcctcttgagtactataaaagtttttaaaaattaaagaaaaagttgggtggtagtgatgcatgcctttaatcccagcacttgggaggcagggacaggcggatttctgagtttgaggccagcctggtctacagagtgagttccaggacagccaaggctacacagagaaaccctgtctcaaaaaaacaaaaataaaaaaataaaaaataaaaatttaagaaaagaacaataaaactagaggccagcttgggctacacggatttttttttttttttttttttttttttttttttNNNNNNNNNNNNNNNNNNNNNNNNNNNNNNNNNNNNNNNNNNNNNNNNNNNNNNNNNNNNNNNNNNNNNNTGGGGTTagtttcaagacaggttttttgtctgtttaatagtcctggctgtcctggacttcctttgtagaccagactggccttgaactcacagagatccccacctgcctctgcccagtaagtgctgggattaaagaaaggcatggTCACCACCCCtagctgggctacacagaaaattaaaGGCAAGTTTATGTTAcatggtgggggggtggggggggaagagaaagaaacaggagggtgaaggagaaaagagaagaatattCATTCCTGAGAGGGCCTGAACCACTGCCCTCAGCTCACCATTGGGATAGCCTGAGCCATAATCAGAGTCCAGATCCTGTAAACTCTCCACAAACTGCCAGTTCTTCACAGCCCGGTCTCTGGCCACCTGCAGGCAAGACAGTGGCTTAGAGCCTCCGTCTCACAGGAATCATGTTTGTCCCTACTTGAGGGAGGTGCTGGGCGTGGGCCCTGGCCATCGGGGTGCTGACCTTGGCAAAGACACTGGCAGCGCTGACCACAGGGAACAGGGAGTCAGCTTTGGCCTTGACTGTCACCTCTATGCCAGGAAAGCGCTGTTGTAATCGAGCCTGGTATGTCTCTGGCATTCCTACAGTGTCCACAAATGCCTGTCACAGACACAAAAACACGGGAAAAGAaattttgtcacttttttttttaaagatttacttattattacacataagtacactgtagctgtcttcagacgcaccagaagagggcatgagatctcattacaggtggatgtgagccaccatgtggttgctgggatttgaactcaggtcctttggaagagcagtcagtgctcccgaagtgatccacctgcctctgcttcccaagtactgggattaaaggcgtgtaccccATTGCACAGCCTGGGGTTACAGTTTTAAGgggccacatgggtgctgagaattgaacacagattttctgtaagagcaacaagtgctcttaactgttaaagtatctctccagccccacaattaaacaaaacaaaacaaaaaaacttctagctgggtggtggtggtacacacctttaattccagcacttgggaggcagaggcaggtggatttcttagtttgaggccagcctggtctgcagagtgagttccaggtcaaccagggctacacagagaaatcctgtctcaaaaaaacccaaaaactaaaacaaaacaaaacaagtattcTAACAGAGTTAAATATAGGTCAGTGGCAGAACACCTCTTAATATGCAAACAGCTCCCTGTGTCCTGTCCACAGCACTGCCCACAGcagtggttctgaaccttccCGATGCTCGAgtctttaacacagttcctcatgttgtaacccccaaccataaaatttctTCACTGCTGCTTTATAACTGAAATTTGGTTctctaatgtaaatatctcatatGCAGAAAATCTAATATACAATCTCCAATGAGGTAGCAAgcaacacacaggttgagaaatgctggCCTAAAACAAGACACGCTTTGTCTAATCATGCTCATGTGGCTCTACCCCCAGGACCACATTCCTAGTTTTGGTGGCATAGGCCTGTCCTCCTAGCACTTGGACGATGGAGgcagagatcaggaattcaagggatAGCTGCATACGGAGTTGGAAGACAGTCTGGGCTAGACTGTTAagtcctcaaaaacaaaaccaagggtctggagagatggctcagcgccgGCATCCACACCGTGGCTCACAGttataactccagctgcagatttgatgccttcttctgacctccatgggcaccaggcacacatgtgatacacgtTTATGTATAAGCCCAGCAGCcatacatgtaaattttttttaaagttcattaacttaaaaaaattacatttcacaGGGACTTTCTGTTCTGCAGAGAGCAGAACAAAGTTGGGGGTAACAGGTGGGACCATAAAGGAAAGGACACTACACAGGCTCCCATTTGTGGACTGGACCCTCAAACAGGCCAGAAGCAGTGTCAAGGGACCTGTGGAATCACTCTGGATCACTGGAGACTAGGATGGGGAGGTTGGGGCATACATTCAGgacagaaataaaagtagaaaatcaaaataaagtctGCTTCTAATGCTGAATTTTCCAGCTAAACTTTTTTCTTGAAGgaaatcttactttaaaaaaaaaaaaaaaagagtcggcggtggtggcacacgccttcaaatcctagcacttgggaggcagaggcaggtggatttctgagtttgaggccagcctggtctacagagtgagttccaggacagccagggctacacagagaaaccctgtctcgaaaatcaaaaaaaaaaaaaaaagagggcatcggaacccattacagatggttgtgagccaccatgtggttgttgggaactgaactcaggacctctggaagagtagtcagtgcttttaacctctgagccacctctccagccccccacattTGGAAACCTTACTTTTGtggtatttgtgtacatgtgtactcaTGTGCCAGGCTGTGGATGTCATGTAGACCAAACTCAGATTTGTCAGGTGTTCCTGTGCACTGAATCACCTTGATGCTAGAgagcaaactcaggtctccagcaTGCTACGCATAGGTTCTCCTGCTGACCTACAATACGGACCCTTATCTCAAGTCCATCTAAAGCCAGGCTATGGTAAACTGTTTAAAAGCCAGGGTGGTGGTGCCCACCTTCAGTTCCAAGACTTTGGAAGCAGAGGtacatggatctctgtgagttcaaagctagccagagatatacagcctgtgtcaaaaacaaaattaagccaTCGACAAAAAACTGTGATAAAGGTATGAGTtatcagggctgaagagatggctcagaggttaagagcactggctgctctttcagaagtcctgagttcaattcccagaaaccacatggtggctcacaatcatctgtaatggagcCTGCAGTCATATGCGCAAGCAGAAAacgtacatataataaataagtaagctgcaggacagcctaggctatacagagaaaccctgtctcgaaaatccaataaataaataaatcttttaaaaaaaaactaaagtttgACATTTATTGATTGTGTTGGAGGGTAGGCACTACCACAACATGCAGGAGGTCACAGCATGGCTTTTGGGAATCAGCTCAGTGGGTCAAATTCAATGCCTCAGTAAGCAAACTCAACAgccctaatcttttttttttttttttgtaaataaccAACAtgtactttaatttcttttctctttctttctttcttttttttttttttcaagacggggtttctctgtgtagtcctgactgtcctggaactcactctgtagaccaggctggcttctaactcagaaatccacctgcctctgcctcccaagtgctgggattaaaggcatgcgccaccaccagccGGCgtactttaatttctttaaaaagaaattatgtgtgtataggtgtgttatttgtgtgtatggtgtgttgcttgtgtgtatggtgtgttacTTGAGACCAGAGATGGAACAGGATACCCTGGAACAGGAGTTcagactgttttttttgtttgtttgtttgtttgtttttgagacaaggtttctctgtgtagctctggctgtcctggaactcactctgtagaccaggctggccttgaactcagaaatccgcctgcctctgcctcccaagtgctgggactgaaggcgtgcgccaccaccgcccggcgttgACTGTTGAGTCACCCAGTGGATGCTGCAAATCCAACCTCCAGGTGCTCTGgagcaatgaaagaaagaaaagccaaagctCTCATCCCtctagttcatttttttttttttaaggctaaaCCTAGATTGGTTAGCCATCAAGACCCCCAAGATCTTCCTGTTCCAGTATCCCCAGCACCGGGGTGACAGGTTTATTTATGTTGCTATGCCTGGCTTTACATTTGGATGCtatggatccaaactcaggtcctcacacttgtttcagacaaggtctcactgtccATGTGGagggatatcctggaactcagacatctgcctacctctacctcctgagtgctagggtgaGAGGCTGCCACCAAGCCTTCATGGTCATGCTTCTGCAACACACACCTCCCAACTGAGCCATGGAGGGTCTCCACATAAGCCTTGAAGTCACCATCTCCCTCCTCCACATGTCCAgcctcttgtgattttttttttttttaaacagggttcgGGTGGgaggtagcctgggctgacaCTCAACTCACTTTTTAGCCAAGGGTGGCTGTCAACTCTTCATgctcctgcttccatttcctaaGTGCTACTACTCTGACTTTATGAACTGCTGAGATGGAAGTCAggacttcacacatgctaggctaACAATCTACCAACTTAATACATCCCCGGCTTCAACTTTTTAAAGCTCCCTTTATCAGAAGGTGACCAAAGGACTGTAAACAACAGCTCACCTGAGTGACATTGACATTCTGATCCAGCGCATACTGTAGGAGCCCCGCAGCGGTATCGTGTGACAGAGAGTTGAGGTTGTACTTGACCCTGTGGTGAGAGGAACAGGGCTCAGTCCACACCATGGCAACTGCGGGACGCAGCCAGACTGTGTTGGTTGCTCTTCCCCCACTCACGAAGGGGCCCCTCACCGCCCAAGCATGCTGGTAGAGATCAGGTTTGGAGACAGAACGTCCAAAGCCCAACCCACAAAGTCTCCGTCCTCCTCCATTTTTGCAAAGAGCCTCTCCCGCTCGTTCTCTGTCAAGGTCTTTGAGTCTGAGAAGAAAGTTGAAGAAAAGGTGGTTCTTTCCGTTCCGGCTTTCCCCTGTCTCTCACCTGCCCTCCCGCGCATACCCAGGAACCCAGTGTGCAGACATTCAGCACAGGCTCACCTGCCACTTTCAGGGCCTTCAAATCTGCCAGGCGGGACAGAGGGCAGTAACAGATGGCGTAGACCATGGGACCTTGGGAGGGAAGTCAGATTTCTGAGAGCAGAGTTCCCACCAGTAAGTACGTAAAGTCCGCCGGCCTTGTTCTACCATCACCACGGCCCCTGGCCATCCCACAATCGCTTCGGTATCCCAAGGCCGTGCATGATCCCCACTTCCGTTCCCCTGAAAACTGCACTCCTTTCACCCACGCGCCTCCCTGCCCTCGGCCCTGGGGGCGCACCAAGCACAGGGCCTCGGCCCGCTTCATCTACGCCCAAGACGCACGGTTCCTTGAGGCATACAGCAGGTACTGGAGAACTCAGGCGACAGCGGCCCGTATTGTCCCTCTCCAGCTGGCTGAGATCCATTCCGCCTCTGCAACAGCCAACAACTGTAGAAAACAATACTGCAGGCGCAGATCCCAGCGCGCGTTTTCCGGGAATACTGCCGCGGCTCTTGATGCTGACCAATCGGCTCGCAGGGCCCGCCACCGACGCGCCCTCCGGCATGGTCGTTTACGCACGCGTCGCTGTCGCCGCTGTCGTGCTATCTCCTGGGAATTGTAGTCTTCGACTACTATCTCCAAGGGCGGGGTTTGTAATCGAGGGTGGGCAGGGTCACTTTGCAAGCTCCACTCTGTTGCTTCTAGAGCCTGGCCCTCACTGACTGgtacaaagagaaataaagaggaaattaagatgtagttaaggggctggagagatagctcaggggttaggagcactgactgctcttccaaaggtcctgcgttcatatcccagcaaccacatgatggctcacaacatctgtaatgagatctgattccctcctctggagtgtccgaagacagctacagcgtactcatataataaataagtcttttttttttttttttttttttttttttttttttttttttggttttttgagacagggtttctctgtgtagctccggctgtcctgaaactcactctgtagaccaggatggcctcgaactcagaaatctgcctgcctctgcctcccaagtgctgggattgaaggtgtgcgccaccaacgcccggcaataaataagtcttttaaacaaATGTAGTTAGGtggattgtttggtttgtttctttcttttgagacaactAATAAAGCCCAGGCTGGACCTTGAAGTCACTGtgtgtagcctaggatgaccttctattcataatcctcctgcctccatgtcctgTGCTGGAGTTACCAGCCAGCAGTCAGCTGGATTTTTTGGAGGTTTACAAGATCAAATATTATTGCACAGGCAGAGCACTGGTCTCACTGGGTCCCAGTCTCCTACTACCTGCCATTTGGGTTTGTACTggccccccccctctctctttctctctctctcactttttttttgtctctctctagCTGACCCAGAACTTGATACataaattggccttgaactcacagagatacacctaccCCACCGCACTGATCTTCCATGCCTAGTGTCCCAGATTCCACAAGGCTTAGGCCTTCTGACTCCCATTTCCCAAAGCCCCTCTGGTAATGTCTCTCCAGGACCTGTCCCTTATCATCTCTCTGTACCACTGTTGGAGATGCTAGGCCCCAGCAGCTTCCTGTTTACGGTCTGCACCCATCATGCaggcctctcctctcccttccctcatccCTCCACTCTTCTCCTTATCTTAGGGAAGCTCCCAtctccctacccctcccccactccaacCACACTCTTGTCTTCTTGTTCATTTGTATGGAATCTTGTTTCTTATCAGTCACAGTCTGTTCACTGAATCCCATTCCTCTATCTCTATCACATACTTCTTCTTCTGCCACCAGCTTCAACCCCCGCCCCCctttttttgaagacagagtctcacatagcATTAAATGGCCTTGAGCTTGCTTAACAActcaggttgatcttgaactcttttttttttttttttttcaagacagggtttctctgtgtagcctggctgtcctggggaactcactctgtagaccaggcttgcctcaaacccacagatctgcctgtctctgccttccaagtgctgggattaaagggctgcACCACCATGCATCTTATGTCCCTGCCTACTTCTGGATCTGCCAGTCAATTCTGACTGGCTTTTCTATGTCTCCTCTATTGCTCACCTCTGCTCAGGGCCTCTAGTTGCAGTCCATCGGGTTGCAAGATGAGCAATCCTGTTGCCGGCACGGTCTCaactggaccaggttctctcggTCCATGAACACAGGGACCGGTGCTGGGCCCAACACCTGACGGCTGCGTTCCTGTTTCCCCAGATTGCAGAAACAATGCCACTTTCCCCACGGGCCTAGGACCGAGTCTTCCAGTACTGGAGTCGGAGGGTGGACATGAAAACCCAATTGGGGAATAAGCCACTATCCGAGCGACTTATCCAGGGAGGGACAAAGGTAAGGAACCTAATAATAACAACTggtgtttttaaaactttactgCCTCTGTGCACTGATTTAGGAAGAGCAAACCACCCTTTCAAAATGACACAGTGAGCTGCAAACTGACACCTCTAATCTCTGCCAGCCAGCTCAGTTGGGAGTATCCACTCCCTGTCCTTCATACCTGACATCTTGTCTTCAGGAACGAGGCTCAGTGCCACCTGACTAGCAAGGCTGACAGATGTTAAGTCAAATAATGTAATTGACATAATGAATGcacttacccccacccccacccccgtgctgAGGTAACTTGTAGCAACAAAGAAATTTATATGCTCAGGAGAAGCCAGGGCttgctcttttttgtttggttggttggttggggttttgttttgttttgttttgtttttcgagacagggtttctctgtgtagccctggctgtcctggaactcactctgtagaccaggctggcctcgaactcagaaatctgcctgcctctgcctcccaagtgctgggattgaaggcgtgcgccaccactgcctggccagctttctttttttaaaggtaataCTAAAGAGCCACCAACCTACAGCTTTACaagagctttcctttcctttcctttctttctttcctttaaaacaaaacaaaacaaaacaacagagtcTCATGTACCCCAAACTGGCCCCCAAGTCCTTGggtagccaaagatgactttgCATTTCAGGTCCCTActcctcccaaatgctaggattgctacagtgaattatgcatGCGGCGCTGGGGAAGGATCAGGACTTTGGGCACGCTGGGCCAGTGCTCCACCAACTGAGTGTGCCTAATGCAACCCCAACCCTTTATCAGAACTCTTCATTGATACTTCCTCCTGCCCCACTCCCTTCCTCGGCAGATCTTTGCCAAATGGCAccctcctttctccatccttcccttcgGCCTTTTGGCCTTTGTGCTTGCTGTTCCCGTTTCCTGGGACACTTGTCTCACAATCCTTGCGATGTTAACTCTGCTAGTCATTCCAGCTGTATTGGTTATTCCATCTTCCACCACACCTTCTCAAGCTGACTGgccagtttctttctctgtctccacccTTTTAGCACTATGTTTATAGATTGTTTACTAGACAGGCAAGTGTTAAATATAATTATCAGATGACTAAGGAAGCTGCAGGGCAAGACGTTGAGAACAAAAAGGTAGTGGGGTTGGGGCATGGCAGTACATTTTCAATAAAGTGAAACggaattaaacaacaacaacaaaaaaaacctcacagaTGAGAAACCAATACGCTCAGAGAAAAGTGCTCAGTCCCTTGGGACACAGCCTGCACTGAGCTGGGCAGAAATCTGAAGTCAGCCACAGAGGTCTGTTTGTAGGGCTTTGGCCAAGTGCCACCTTCGGGGGTGGGAGGACACCTTTCCACATCGTCGCTCCCGCCCCCCTGCTAGTTTACCCTTTTGTTGCTGCAGCCTCAGCAGCTCCCAGGTATCACCTTCACCATGCTGGCCAAAGTACTGGTAGTCTGGGTTTATCTGAGTAGGGGACACCAGACCTAGGAGCACTAGAGGAGTCAGCAATGGAGCCAGGTGGCTCCGGGCCATGCCCGGACTCCAACCGACCCCAACGCACCCCCGTGGCCAAGGCTCGCGCGGAGCCCACAGCACAGACAATCCTGGCTTCCGTAAGGGCACACCCCACCCAACCTTTGTGCAAGCGCTTAGGCCCGGCCGCGCGCCCCCGCCTCTGCAGGCGCAATGGATCCGACCGCGGCGCTGTCCCGCCTACCTCCCCGCGCCCTGCCTGGTGTGGTTTGGACCACGCATAAAAGGCTCCCAGGCCTAGGGCTTTCTCGGTTCTGagatctctttcctgtctctcttcgTGTCTGGACGTCCGCGTGTCCGGCTCTTGCCCACGCAGGTATGGAAGGAAACCCAGAATGCACACGAATGGGAGGAGCCCCACTAGTGTGGTGCTGGCCTCTTCGCGACCCCAATGCTTGGAGGTCTTTGTTTTCCATGCTCAATGGTGGCCGCTTTTGTCCTTGCCCGAGAAACCAAGGCCGGAGCCCCGGCTTGCAGGCTGGATCACCGAGCTCACAGCCCATCGCTCTTAGTTTAGCCGTCCCATTCTGGAGCTAGGGGCTCACGTCCCTCTCCTCCCGCACTCGGTCTGACTCCATAATTCGGGTAGCAGTGTTGACCTCGTCATTCGTGGCCTGTGTAGGGGGGCGAGTATTCAGAGGCCTTGCAGATCTTATATTGGGAGGGTGAATATGAGCGCTCCTTCCACCTCTCTAGGATTTAGAGTCTAGACGTAGCACTAAAAGTGACCTTGGGAAGGCAAGACAAAGGGTCTTCTGAGGCACTAATGGCCAAGCTTGCGTGGGTCTCTGATTTCAGTCATGGCCTCCGGCAACGCGCACATCGGAAAGCCGGCCCCTGACTTCACGGCCACCGCGGTGGTGGATGGTGCGTTCAAGGAAATCAAGCTTTCGGACTACAGAGGTGAGGCTTCTCGGACGGAGGGGGAGCAGGTAGGGACAGGGTCTACAGGTGAAAGAAGCTAGCACTAACTTCCCTTCCGTTCTCCTCTTCCCTAGGGAAGTACGTGGTCCTCTTTTTCTACCCACTGGACTTCACTTTTGTTTGCCCCACGGAGATCATCGCTTTTAGCGACCATGCTGAGGACTTCCGAAAGCTAGGCTGCGAGGTGCTGGGAGTGTCTGTGGACTCTCAGTTCACCCACCTGGCGTGGTACGGGGCCGCGGGGGGAGGGTTGCAGGGGTCGTGAGGTAGGTGGGGAGGTGCAGAGAGGATGAAGGACAGCCCAAACTATAGGGACAAACTGTGTCTTCCGgtttttcttcttataaagaatggaaacaaTGACACCCAAGCCCATAGGATGATGACAGTAATTAGCATTCGGCATCTTGTTGGAAGGTACCTGCAGAAGGAGTCCCTGTTCTCCGGAGACAGGCTGTCTCACTGTATTTCGCTATTTTCAATAATGATGGGTTATGCTCCATACCAGAGCTAGATGACGGTGGGAAgaactccccccccacacacacacacacacttttttttcatAACTAGGAGTCAATTCCAGGTCTCATTCCTGCAAGGCAAGTGCCCTGCCATTGAGCTCCATGCCTGCTGTTGGCTAATAACTTTAATATGGGGTCTCTACTGCAAGTTACTGGGGCCCACAGGCACATGTGAAGCCAGTTTAAGACGATGCTTTATCTGGGAACTTTTTCCTCCCAGCTGCACTGCCACCCCATTGGGTGGAGTGGGTGGGGCACCCTGGCCTTGCTTTGAGTCCTTTATCTTTTGTCTCCAGTAACCCCACTCCAGCCCTTATCACTCTGGAGGCCCATGGGGGAGAATTCTACTATCTTGGGCATCCTAAAGCCCCCACCTTGTCTGCCTCTCTCACCCTCAGGATCAATACCCCACGGAAGGAAGGAGGCTTGGGCCCCCTGAATATTCCTCTGCTTGCTGACGTGACTAAAAGCTTGTCCCAGAATTATGGCGTGTTGAAAAATGATGAGGGC from Mastomys coucha isolate ucsf_1 unplaced genomic scaffold, UCSF_Mcou_1 pScaffold22, whole genome shotgun sequence includes:
- the LOC116067852 gene encoding thrombospondin type-1 domain-containing protein 8-like, whose translation is MARSHLAPLLTPLVLLGLVSPTQINPDYQYFGQHGEGDTWELLRLQQQKVLEDSVLGPWGKWHCFCNLGKQERSRQVLGPAPVPVFMDRENLVQLRPCRQQDCSSCNPMDCN
- the Prdx2 gene encoding peroxiredoxin-2 → MASGNAHIGKPAPDFTATAVVDGAFKEIKLSDYRGKYVVLFFYPLDFTFVCPTEIIAFSDHAEDFRKLGCEVLGVSVDSQFTHLAWINTPRKEGGLGPLNIPLLADVTKSLSQNYGVLKNDEGIAYRGLFIIDAKGTLRQITVNDLPVGRSVDEALRLVQAFQYTDEHGEVCPAGWKPGSDTIKPSVDDSKEYFSKHN
- the Rnaseh2a gene encoding ribonuclease H2 subunit A; amino-acid sequence: MPEGASVAGPASRLVSIKSRGSIPGKRALGSAPAVLFSTVVGCCRGGMDLSQLERDNTGRCRLSSPVPAVCLKEPCVLGVDEAGRGPVLGPMVYAICYCPLSRLADLKALKVADSKTLTENERERLFAKMEEDGDFVGWALDVLSPNLISTSMLGRVKYNLNSLSHDTAAGLLQYALDQNVNVTQAFVDTVGMPETYQARLQQRFPGIEVTVKAKADSLFPVVSAASVFAKVARDRAVKNWQFVESLQDLDSDYGSGYPNDPKTKAWLRKHVDPVFGFPQFVRFSWSTAQAILEKEAEHVTWEDSAPEEDPEQPGRITSYFSQGPQACRLQAPHRYFQERGLEVASSL